Proteins encoded in a region of the Cytobacillus luteolus genome:
- the purH gene encoding bifunctional phosphoribosylaminoimidazolecarboxamide formyltransferase/IMP cyclohydrolase yields the protein MPIKRALVSVSDKNGIVPFVKELAAAGVEIISTGGTAKTLEENGVKVIGISEVTGFPEMLDGRVKTLHPMIHGGLLGMRTNPDHVKQMQEHNITPIDLVVVNLYPFQQTIAKPDVAFEDAIENIDIGGPSMLRSAAKNHQDVTVVVDPADYEIVLKEVHENGEVSAATKMRLAAKVFRHSAAYDALIAEYLTNAVGEDSPEKLTVTFEKKQDLRYGENPHQAATFYKKPLGSNFSIAAASQLHGKELSFNNINDANAALQVVREFTEPAAVAIKHMNPCGVGVGASIGEAFTKAYEADSTSIFGGIIALNREVDSETALKMNEIFLEVIIAPSFTNEAIEVLTAKKNLRLLTIDFSAKQKVEDRLMSIQGGLLVQDDDLFTLEDAAISIPTKREPTEKEWADLKLAWKVVKHVKSNAIVLAQDSMTVGVGAGQMNRVGAANIAITQAGERAKGSALASDAFFPMDDTVEAAAKAGVTAIIQPGGSIRDEDSIKKADEYGITMVFTGVRHFKH from the coding sequence GTGCCAATTAAGAGAGCGCTTGTCAGTGTATCAGATAAAAACGGTATCGTTCCATTTGTTAAAGAGCTTGCTGCAGCTGGTGTTGAAATTATCTCAACGGGTGGTACAGCAAAAACACTTGAGGAAAATGGTGTGAAGGTAATCGGAATTTCGGAGGTAACTGGGTTCCCTGAAATGTTAGATGGTCGCGTTAAAACATTACACCCAATGATTCACGGTGGATTACTTGGAATGCGTACTAATCCTGATCATGTTAAACAAATGCAAGAGCATAACATTACACCAATCGATCTAGTGGTTGTTAATCTTTATCCATTCCAACAAACGATTGCTAAGCCTGATGTAGCATTTGAAGATGCAATTGAAAATATTGATATTGGTGGACCAAGCATGCTTCGTTCGGCTGCTAAAAATCATCAAGATGTGACGGTTGTTGTAGATCCAGCTGATTATGAAATCGTCTTAAAAGAGGTACACGAAAATGGTGAGGTTTCAGCAGCAACGAAAATGAGGCTTGCTGCAAAGGTATTCCGTCATTCAGCAGCATACGATGCATTAATTGCTGAATATTTAACAAATGCTGTAGGTGAAGATAGTCCAGAAAAATTAACGGTTACTTTTGAGAAAAAACAAGATCTTCGCTATGGTGAAAACCCTCATCAAGCAGCTACATTTTATAAAAAACCATTAGGATCGAACTTTTCAATTGCGGCTGCAAGTCAGTTACATGGTAAAGAATTATCCTTTAATAACATTAATGATGCGAATGCAGCATTACAAGTAGTACGTGAATTCACGGAGCCTGCAGCGGTAGCCATTAAGCATATGAATCCATGTGGTGTTGGAGTGGGTGCAAGCATTGGTGAAGCATTTACAAAAGCCTATGAAGCAGACTCAACTTCGATTTTCGGTGGAATAATTGCTCTTAATCGTGAAGTGGATAGTGAGACAGCCTTGAAAATGAATGAAATCTTCTTAGAAGTAATCATTGCTCCTTCTTTTACAAACGAGGCAATAGAGGTATTAACAGCTAAGAAGAATCTTAGGTTGTTAACAATCGATTTTTCGGCTAAACAAAAAGTGGAAGACCGTTTAATGTCTATTCAAGGTGGACTTCTTGTTCAGGACGATGACTTATTCACATTAGAAGATGCTGCAATTTCAATCCCAACTAAGCGCGAGCCAACAGAAAAAGAATGGGCTGATCTAAAGCTAGCGTGGAAAGTGGTTAAGCATGTTAAATCAAATGCTATTGTGTTAGCACAGGATTCAATGACGGTTGGTGTAGGTGCTGGACAAATGAATCGTGTAGGAGCAGCAAACATTGCAATTACACAAGCAGGTGAAAGAGCAAAAGGTTCAGCGCTTGCGTCAGATGCCTTTTTCCCAATGGATGACACCGTTGAAGCAGCAGCCAAAGCTGGTGTAACAGCGATTATCCAACCAGGAGGATCCATCCGTGATGAAGACTCCATCAAAAAAGCCGACGAATACGGAATTACAATGGTATTCACAGGAGTTCGACACTTTAAACACTAG
- the purN gene encoding phosphoribosylglycinamide formyltransferase, which yields MKNVAVFASGSGSNFEAIMNSIKNGELDAQVSLVVCDKPGAKVIERAAKFGVDSFVISPKNFENKAAYETEITKKLLDKEIEFIVLAGYMRLIGGTLLSQFKGKIVNIHPSLLPSFPGLDAVGQAYRAGVKVTGVTIHYVDEGMDTGPIIEQAVVSITNDDTIETVEKKIHEVEHKLYPKTLQTIFLQEK from the coding sequence ATGAAGAATGTAGCGGTATTTGCTTCTGGTAGTGGTTCTAATTTTGAAGCGATTATGAACTCAATCAAAAATGGAGAGCTAGATGCACAAGTGAGTCTAGTTGTTTGTGATAAGCCAGGTGCAAAAGTCATTGAGCGTGCGGCTAAGTTTGGTGTTGATAGCTTTGTTATCTCTCCGAAAAACTTTGAAAATAAGGCTGCCTATGAAACAGAGATCACTAAAAAATTACTAGATAAAGAGATCGAATTCATCGTGTTAGCAGGGTATATGAGGCTAATTGGCGGAACGTTATTATCACAGTTTAAAGGGAAAATTGTGAATATACATCCTTCGTTGTTACCATCCTTTCCTGGATTGGATGCGGTTGGTCAAGCGTACCGTGCAGGTGTGAAGGTAACAGGTGTTACCATTCATTATGTTGATGAAGGAATGGATACAGGGCCTATTATTGAACAGGCAGTTGTCTCAATTACAAATGATGATACGATAGAGACGGTAGAAAAGAAAATTCATGAAGTTGAGCACAAATTATATCCCAAAACACTACAGACTATATTTTTACAGGAAAAATAG